A window of Haloarchaeobius litoreus contains these coding sequences:
- a CDS encoding type II toxin-antitoxin system VapC family toxin has product MTTVVDTDVFLAALVADDEHGGTARAFLNETEDLATSTLTMLELQSILVDGAGMDGTAVGDACADIVDEVEVYEADMDDFGLAKAMRDGTDRGEDLTNNDWTLLAMAADLGADLATFDERKQAQGAVAPEP; this is encoded by the coding sequence ATGACGACCGTCGTCGATACGGACGTCTTCCTCGCCGCGCTGGTCGCCGACGACGAGCACGGCGGGACGGCCCGAGCGTTCCTCAACGAGACCGAGGACCTCGCCACGTCGACGCTGACGATGCTGGAGCTGCAGTCGATCCTCGTCGACGGGGCGGGGATGGACGGGACGGCGGTCGGGGATGCCTGTGCGGACATCGTCGACGAGGTGGAGGTGTACGAGGCGGACATGGACGACTTCGGGCTGGCGAAGGCGATGCGCGACGGGACGGATCGTGGCGAGGACCTGACGAACAACGACTGGACGCTGCTCGCGATGGCGGCGGACCTCGGCGCGGACCTGGCGACGTTCGACGAGCGGAAACAGGCCCAGGGTGCGGTCGCGCCCGAGCCCTGA
- a CDS encoding DUF4013 domain-containing protein: protein MSLDPSTDVCPRCGVEQAEGGRRGTSARRSGTTRPGSDESERDRTARSPRRRSGDGARDDRRTVENRRARDDGSGQRDCRNCGVSLDPSTDICPRCGVDQTGKTSPDSKRSRRDRDDGQSAAASTDRRKPNHDRSGRRGPDDGPDRSGRRGDRHSSDSRDRRADEPRADRDRTPARNREDPGADDDRQPRAADRRHGERETDRRDDRHESRGRRERSADHGRRGRGDDRRRSHDDERRAHDPGGRRRDPEPESSRRDPEPAPGHQERDRRDEPVHRDDRRDRHADAPPASNSHRETDRRGRREEPVGDGTPGGGTTTRTEAVERDEQPPPREQGSETGQRGDDGEPPREDTGGAGGGGVRTPGDGVDRSADQHPDTRGPDSLGTDMKYPMNEEGWWKTIAIGTVLEYLTFLIVPGWLLTGYYVRVMRQRLAGDPEPPSFSDPGGLLVDGIKGSIIAGVYGVIPLLAFVVFVLGSITAILNGNFQQGLGSLLTGVVIWLGLTALFGYAGSAGVARFAETGSMLSGFSPKLARVLVSGTWFVAWVKVSIVAGIAFAISLVIALIPVVQLITVVVTPVKIKYLGTVFSKQFADAYARIYGA from the coding sequence GTGAGTCTTGACCCGTCGACCGACGTCTGCCCTCGCTGCGGCGTCGAACAGGCCGAAGGTGGCCGCCGCGGAACGTCCGCCAGGCGGTCGGGGACGACACGCCCCGGGAGCGACGAGAGCGAGCGGGACAGGACGGCTCGTTCACCCCGGCGGCGGAGCGGCGACGGGGCGAGAGACGACAGGCGGACGGTAGAAAACAGGCGGGCGAGAGACGACGGGAGCGGCCAGCGCGACTGCCGCAACTGCGGCGTGAGTCTCGACCCGTCGACTGACATCTGCCCGCGCTGTGGCGTCGACCAGACCGGGAAGACGTCGCCGGACTCGAAGCGCAGTCGACGGGACCGGGACGACGGTCAGTCGGCGGCCGCCAGCACGGACCGACGGAAACCGAACCACGACCGCTCCGGACGACGTGGGCCCGACGACGGACCCGACCGCTCCGGACGACGGGGCGACCGACACAGCAGCGACAGTCGAGACAGGCGGGCGGACGAGCCGAGAGCGGACCGGGACCGCACACCGGCCCGGAACCGCGAGGACCCCGGTGCCGACGACGACCGCCAGCCTCGTGCTGCCGACCGCCGGCACGGGGAGCGCGAGACGGACCGACGCGACGACCGTCACGAGTCCCGCGGCCGTCGTGAGCGTTCCGCCGACCACGGGCGGCGGGGCCGTGGCGACGACCGCCGTCGGTCCCACGACGACGAGCGCCGAGCGCACGACCCGGGCGGTCGACGGCGGGACCCCGAGCCCGAGTCGAGCCGTCGCGACCCAGAGCCAGCGCCGGGACACCAGGAACGCGACCGGCGCGACGAACCGGTGCACCGCGACGACCGACGGGACCGGCACGCCGACGCGCCACCGGCATCGAACAGTCACCGGGAGACCGACCGCCGAGGCCGCCGCGAAGAGCCCGTCGGCGACGGTACGCCCGGCGGCGGGACGACGACGCGGACGGAGGCGGTCGAGCGGGACGAGCAACCGCCACCGCGCGAGCAGGGGTCCGAGACGGGACAGCGGGGGGACGACGGCGAACCGCCGCGGGAGGACACCGGCGGCGCGGGCGGGGGAGGCGTCCGTACGCCGGGCGACGGTGTGGACCGGTCGGCAGACCAGCATCCCGACACGCGGGGGCCGGACAGCCTCGGCACCGACATGAAGTACCCCATGAACGAGGAGGGGTGGTGGAAGACCATCGCCATCGGGACGGTGCTGGAGTACCTGACGTTCCTCATCGTGCCGGGCTGGCTGCTGACGGGGTACTACGTCCGCGTGATGCGCCAGCGGCTCGCCGGCGACCCCGAGCCGCCGTCGTTCTCGGACCCCGGTGGACTGCTGGTCGACGGCATCAAGGGCTCCATCATCGCAGGCGTCTACGGCGTCATCCCGCTACTCGCGTTCGTCGTGTTCGTGCTGGGGAGCATCACGGCGATCCTGAACGGCAACTTCCAGCAGGGGCTGGGGAGCCTGCTCACCGGGGTCGTCATCTGGCTGGGACTGACCGCGCTGTTCGGCTACGCGGGCTCGGCCGGGGTGGCGCGCTTCGCCGAGACCGGCTCGATGCTGTCCGGGTTCTCGCCGAAGCTGGCGCGCGTCCTCGTCAGCGGGACGTGGTTCGTCGCCTGGGTGAAGGTGAGCATCGTCGCCGGCATCGCGTTCGCCATCTCGCTCGTCATCGCGCTCATCCCGGTCGTCCAGCTCATCACCGTCGTCGTCACGCCGGTGAAGATCAAGTACCTCGGCACGGTGTTCTCGAAGCAGTTCGCGGACGCCTACGCCAGGATCTACGGTGCCTGA
- a CDS encoding AAA family ATPase: MGRPTNHRALVDNHSGHTTHKQGPMLLVVCGLPGAGKTTIAEAVTDRVDGRLVRTDVVRKELFPDPDYTETEKLAVYAELLARGREAVEDGETAVLDGTFKEARFREDVVDLAADLDVDFQLVKVECDEAVARRRIRERTDDESDADPDLHSRFRELFDPVECDHVVVDNSRDLDATLARVDELFHVAEVSGVPAGE; the protein is encoded by the coding sequence ATGGGCCGACCGACGAACCACCGCGCGCTCGTGGACAACCACAGCGGCCACACCACGCACAAGCAGGGGCCGATGTTGCTAGTGGTCTGTGGACTGCCCGGCGCGGGCAAGACGACCATCGCAGAGGCGGTGACCGACCGCGTCGACGGCCGGCTCGTCCGGACCGACGTGGTGCGCAAGGAGCTCTTTCCCGACCCCGACTACACCGAGACGGAGAAGCTCGCGGTGTACGCCGAACTGCTCGCCCGCGGCCGCGAGGCCGTCGAGGACGGCGAGACGGCGGTGCTCGACGGGACGTTCAAGGAGGCACGCTTCCGCGAGGACGTCGTCGACCTCGCGGCGGACCTCGACGTCGACTTCCAGCTCGTGAAGGTCGAGTGCGACGAGGCCGTCGCACGTCGACGCATCCGCGAGCGCACCGACGACGAGAGCGACGCCGACCCGGACCTGCACTCGCGGTTCCGCGAGCTGTTCGACCCCGTCGAGTGCGACCACGTCGTCGTCGACAACTCCCGCGACCTCGACGCGACGCTCGCGCGGGTCGACGAACTGTTCCACGTGGCGGAGGTGTCGGGCGTCCCTGCCGGGGAGTGA
- a CDS encoding alpha/beta hydrolase, which produces MTADTVLVPGGRDVRANLDEAPADADACVVACPPHPQHRGHRGDKRLVAVADALTAGGVDCLRIDYGDWDEGYGEREDVRNAVRWAADRYDCVGVFGFSFGGCLAILAAASVDVPVGAVSALAPADRLAADLDAVAALDEVDCPVQICYGERDDVVDWERMVERAEELGVETVRFGADHFFVGQHGKVADAASEFLLREL; this is translated from the coding sequence GTGACAGCCGATACAGTTCTCGTACCCGGCGGTCGGGACGTCCGTGCGAACCTCGACGAAGCGCCCGCCGACGCCGACGCCTGCGTCGTCGCGTGCCCACCACACCCACAGCATCGCGGCCACCGCGGCGACAAGCGGCTGGTCGCCGTCGCCGACGCGCTGACGGCCGGCGGCGTGGACTGCCTGCGCATCGACTACGGCGACTGGGACGAGGGCTACGGCGAGCGCGAGGACGTCCGCAACGCCGTGCGCTGGGCGGCCGACCGCTACGACTGCGTCGGCGTCTTCGGCTTCAGCTTCGGCGGCTGTCTCGCCATCCTCGCTGCCGCGAGCGTCGACGTACCCGTCGGCGCGGTCAGCGCGCTCGCCCCCGCCGACCGGCTCGCCGCCGACCTCGACGCGGTCGCCGCGCTCGACGAGGTCGACTGCCCGGTGCAAATCTGCTACGGCGAACGCGACGACGTCGTCGACTGGGAGCGAATGGTCGAGCGTGCGGAGGAGCTGGGCGTCGAAACGGTCCGCTTCGGCGCGGACCACTTCTTCGTCGGCCAGCACGGGAAGGTCGCCGACGCGGCGTCCGAGTTCCTGTTGCGCGAGCTCTGA
- a CDS encoding PspA/IM30 family protein, whose protein sequence is MGILSRTSYVLKSKINSLLNRAEDPTETLDYSYEQMRDQLQKVKRGIADLTTQKKRLEMQKRRLEEDVEKHNRQAREAVRQDREDLARRALEKKKTKMRQMEELDAQVERLQGTQDQLVDKKETLQQRIEEFRTKKESMKARYEAAEASNRVSEAMTGVGDEMDDVGMAIERAEERTQDMEARAAAMDELYDEGAFDDVLSDKDSIDRELEELGASSDVEAELDTLKADMGKGGGGADAESADAETSDEDVSADLEELEAEMDAAESGGSGDEAVEADLEELEDEEDSNA, encoded by the coding sequence ATGGGAATACTATCGCGGACGTCGTACGTCCTCAAATCGAAGATCAACTCGTTGCTGAACCGGGCCGAGGACCCGACGGAGACGCTCGATTACTCCTACGAGCAGATGCGCGACCAGCTCCAGAAGGTCAAGCGCGGCATCGCCGACCTGACGACACAGAAGAAGCGCCTGGAGATGCAGAAGCGACGGCTCGAGGAGGACGTCGAGAAGCACAACCGGCAGGCTCGCGAGGCCGTCCGGCAGGACCGCGAGGACCTCGCGCGCCGCGCCCTCGAGAAGAAGAAGACGAAGATGCGCCAGATGGAGGAGCTCGACGCCCAGGTCGAGCGGCTCCAGGGCACGCAGGACCAGCTCGTCGACAAGAAGGAGACCCTCCAGCAGCGCATCGAGGAGTTCCGCACGAAGAAGGAGTCGATGAAGGCCCGCTACGAGGCCGCCGAGGCGAGCAACCGCGTCTCCGAGGCCATGACCGGCGTCGGCGACGAGATGGACGACGTCGGGATGGCCATCGAGCGCGCCGAGGAACGCACGCAGGACATGGAGGCCCGCGCAGCCGCCATGGACGAGCTGTACGACGAGGGCGCGTTCGACGACGTGCTCTCGGACAAGGACTCCATCGACCGCGAGCTCGAGGAGCTCGGCGCGTCCAGCGACGTCGAGGCGGAGCTCGACACCCTCAAGGCCGACATGGGCAAGGGCGGCGGCGGCGCCGACGCCGAGTCCGCCGACGCCGAGACCAGCGACGAGGATGTCTCCGCGGACCTGGAGGAGCTCGAGGCCGAGATGGACGCCGCCGAGTCCGGCGGCTCCGGCGACGAGGCCGTCGAGGCCGACCTGGAGGAGCTCGAAGACGAGGAGGACTCGAACGCGTAA
- a CDS encoding transcriptional regulator TbsP domain-containing protein, with the protein MWVPVIAVGLCGLLGVGLVQLWRGRLTTSNGRDQLLADARYRTPGEPVGRDAAANLAIVALELLALALAAVLVGYLLVETALSPALKLLFAGTYGVAAILIARAAYVRLGLPVPGPADVDDPQTLDDLTDSLAESLGRPTAAEFEALYAAMTTARGDGPGPDVVTVALVAAARADMDVATVEYWAATNGIASPATVANRRDELATAGVLKADCFELARSEFQDAPAGDVASVTTTLLS; encoded by the coding sequence ATGTGGGTTCCGGTCATCGCGGTAGGTCTCTGTGGGCTGCTCGGCGTCGGGCTCGTCCAGCTCTGGCGCGGGCGACTCACGACCAGCAACGGACGGGACCAGCTCCTGGCCGACGCCCGGTACCGGACACCGGGCGAGCCGGTCGGCCGCGACGCCGCGGCCAACCTCGCCATCGTCGCGCTCGAACTCCTCGCCCTCGCGCTGGCAGCCGTGCTGGTCGGCTACCTCCTCGTCGAGACGGCGCTCTCGCCGGCGCTGAAGCTCCTCTTCGCCGGGACCTACGGCGTCGCGGCGATACTCATCGCCCGCGCCGCCTACGTCCGTCTCGGCCTGCCCGTCCCGGGTCCCGCCGACGTCGACGACCCGCAGACGCTCGACGACCTGACCGACTCGCTGGCGGAGAGTCTCGGCCGTCCGACCGCCGCGGAGTTCGAAGCCCTCTACGCCGCGATGACGACCGCCCGTGGCGACGGCCCCGGGCCCGACGTGGTCACGGTCGCCCTCGTCGCCGCCGCCCGCGCCGACATGGACGTCGCCACCGTCGAGTACTGGGCGGCGACCAACGGCATCGCGAGCCCCGCGACCGTCGCGAACCGTCGCGACGAGCTCGCCACCGCCGGCGTGCTGAAGGCCGACTGCTTCGAGCTCGCCCGGTCCGAGTTCCAGGACGCACCGGCTGGCGACGTCGCGTCCGTGACGACGACGCTGCTGAGCTGA
- the katG gene encoding catalase/peroxidase HPI, translated as MSKTNQDWWPTLLNVDILDQNARDVGPTDEEFDYAEAFESLDFAEVKADIEAVMTDSKDWWPADYGHYGPLMIRMAWHSAGTYRTVDGRGGAAGGRQRFPPLDSWPDNANLDKARRLLWPVKQKYGRSLSWADLLVLAGNVALESMGFETFGFGGGREDAWKSDDAIDWGPEDEMETWDRFDGDDFLQEPLGASVMGLIYVNPEGPEGEPDPEWSADRIRQTFSRMAMNDEETAALIAGGHTFGKVHGADDPEGKHGSPPADAPIEQQGLGWQVEGADGPVKGSEMITSGIEGPWTQNPVAWDMGYLDNLLDYEWEPHKGPGGAWQWKPVDEELADTVPSAHDPSETDTPMMLTTDVALKRDPEYREIIERFQEHPDEFQEAFAKAWYKLIHRDMGPPQRLLGPEVPDEEMLWQDPVPDADYVLVGDEEVAQLKEEILESDLSISQLVKTAWASASTYRDSDKRGGANGARIRLEPQRSWEVNEPEQLETVLGTLEEIQAEFNESRSDATRVSLADLVVLGGNAAVEQAAAAAGYDVEVPFEPGRVDASQEQTDVESFQALKPKADGFRNYVADEAERDPEEILVDTSELLNLTVPEMTALVGGMRTLGANYADTDLGVFTDQPGTLTNDFFATLLGEGVEWEPVSEERLAFEGYDRETGELAYEASRVDLVFGSNARLRAVSEFYGADDGEEQFVEDFVDTWSKVMQLDRFDLE; from the coding sequence ATGAGTAAGACAAACCAGGACTGGTGGCCGACCCTGCTCAACGTGGACATCCTCGACCAGAACGCCCGTGACGTCGGGCCGACGGACGAGGAGTTCGACTACGCGGAGGCGTTCGAATCCCTCGACTTCGCCGAGGTGAAGGCCGACATCGAGGCCGTGATGACGGACTCCAAGGACTGGTGGCCCGCCGACTACGGACATTACGGGCCGCTGATGATCCGGATGGCCTGGCACAGCGCCGGGACCTACCGCACGGTCGACGGCCGTGGCGGCGCGGCCGGCGGCCGACAGCGATTCCCACCGCTCGACAGCTGGCCGGACAACGCCAACCTCGACAAGGCCCGCAGACTCCTCTGGCCGGTCAAGCAGAAGTACGGCCGCAGCCTCTCGTGGGCGGACCTGCTCGTCCTGGCGGGCAACGTCGCCCTCGAGTCGATGGGCTTCGAGACGTTCGGCTTCGGCGGCGGCCGTGAGGACGCCTGGAAATCGGACGACGCCATCGACTGGGGGCCCGAGGACGAGATGGAGACCTGGGACCGCTTCGACGGGGACGACTTCCTGCAGGAGCCCCTCGGTGCGTCGGTCATGGGCCTCATCTACGTCAACCCCGAGGGCCCCGAGGGCGAGCCGGACCCCGAGTGGTCCGCCGACCGCATCCGCCAGACGTTCAGCCGGATGGCGATGAACGACGAGGAGACCGCCGCACTCATCGCCGGCGGCCACACCTTCGGGAAGGTCCACGGTGCCGACGACCCCGAAGGCAAGCACGGCTCCCCGCCCGCCGACGCCCCCATCGAGCAGCAGGGGCTCGGCTGGCAGGTCGAGGGTGCCGACGGCCCGGTCAAGGGGAGCGAGATGATCACCAGCGGCATCGAGGGCCCCTGGACGCAGAACCCCGTCGCCTGGGACATGGGCTACCTCGACAACCTGCTGGATTACGAGTGGGAGCCTCACAAGGGTCCCGGCGGTGCGTGGCAGTGGAAGCCAGTCGACGAGGAGCTGGCGGACACCGTCCCGTCCGCCCACGACCCGTCGGAGACGGACACGCCGATGATGCTGACGACGGACGTCGCCCTCAAGCGCGACCCGGAGTACCGGGAGATCATCGAGCGCTTCCAGGAGCACCCCGACGAGTTCCAGGAGGCCTTCGCGAAGGCCTGGTACAAGCTCATCCACCGTGACATGGGCCCGCCGCAGCGCCTGCTCGGTCCCGAGGTCCCGGACGAGGAGATGCTGTGGCAGGACCCCGTCCCGGACGCCGACTACGTGCTGGTCGGCGACGAGGAGGTCGCCCAGCTCAAAGAGGAGATACTCGAATCGGACCTCTCGATATCGCAGCTGGTCAAGACCGCGTGGGCGTCGGCGTCGACGTACCGCGACAGCGACAAGCGCGGCGGCGCGAACGGTGCGCGCATCCGGCTCGAACCCCAGCGGAGCTGGGAGGTCAACGAGCCCGAGCAGCTCGAGACCGTGCTGGGGACCCTCGAGGAGATCCAGGCGGAGTTCAACGAGTCGCGCTCCGACGCCACGCGCGTCTCGCTCGCCGACCTCGTCGTGCTGGGCGGCAACGCGGCCGTCGAGCAGGCTGCGGCCGCGGCCGGCTACGACGTCGAGGTGCCGTTCGAACCGGGCCGTGTGGACGCCTCGCAGGAGCAGACCGACGTCGAGTCGTTCCAGGCGCTCAAGCCGAAGGCCGACGGCTTCCGGAACTACGTCGCCGACGAGGCCGAGCGCGACCCGGAGGAGATTCTGGTCGATACGTCGGAGCTGCTGAACCTGACGGTGCCCGAGATGACGGCGCTCGTCGGCGGTATGCGCACGCTCGGCGCGAACTACGCCGACACCGACCTCGGCGTGTTCACCGACCAGCCGGGGACGCTGACCAACGACTTCTTCGCCACCCTGCTCGGCGAGGGCGTCGAGTGGGAGCCCGTCTCGGAGGAACGGCTGGCGTTCGAGGGCTACGACCGCGAGACGGGCGAGCTGGCGTACGAGGCCAGCCGCGTGGACCTCGTCTTCGGGTCGAACGCCCGGCTCCGGGCCGTCTCGGAGTTCTACGGTGCCGACGACGGCGAGGAGCAGTTCGTCGAGGACTTCGTCGACACGTGGAGCAAGGTCATGCAGCTCGACCGCTTCGACCTGGAGTGA
- a CDS encoding DUF7411 family protein, with protein MQLGLLYSGGKDSTLAALLCDEFYDVTLVTGHFGVTDDWEHARDAAEAVGFPFERLELDREVAENAVTRMRADGFPRNGIQQVHEHALERLAAQEFDAIADGTRRDDRVPTISRAQAQSLEDRHDVDYVAPLSGFGRNAVDRIVESKLSVTVGPSEEIRRADYEAELRPLLAERDGPDAVGEVFPDHDQTYVTGTD; from the coding sequence ATGCAGCTCGGGCTGCTCTACAGCGGTGGCAAGGACTCGACGCTCGCCGCGCTGCTCTGTGACGAGTTCTACGACGTGACCCTGGTCACCGGTCACTTCGGCGTGACCGACGACTGGGAGCACGCCCGCGATGCCGCCGAGGCCGTCGGCTTCCCCTTCGAGCGTCTCGAGCTCGACCGCGAGGTCGCCGAGAACGCCGTCACCCGGATGCGCGCCGACGGCTTCCCCCGCAACGGCATCCAGCAGGTCCACGAGCACGCGCTGGAGCGACTCGCCGCACAGGAGTTCGACGCCATCGCCGACGGAACCCGCCGTGACGACCGCGTCCCGACCATCTCCCGCGCTCAGGCCCAGAGTCTGGAGGACCGACACGACGTGGACTACGTCGCGCCCCTCTCGGGCTTCGGTCGCAACGCCGTCGACAGGATCGTCGAGTCGAAGCTCTCCGTCACCGTGGGCCCGAGCGAGGAGATCCGCCGCGCCGACTACGAGGCAGAGCTCCGGCCCCTGCTCGCCGAGCGCGACGGGCCGGATGCCGTCGGCGAGGTGTTCCCGGACCACGACCAGACGTACGTCACCGGGACGGACTGA
- a CDS encoding DNA-binding protein, whose product MSGSPDDDELEELREKKMEQLREQQGGGGDAEAQEAMREQAEAQKQALLRQYLTDGARKRLNSVRMSKPDFAEQVEQQVVALARSGRIQGQIDEEKMKELLRELKPDSQSFDIRRR is encoded by the coding sequence ATGAGCGGCAGTCCCGACGACGACGAACTCGAGGAACTTCGCGAGAAGAAGATGGAGCAGCTGCGCGAGCAGCAGGGCGGCGGTGGCGACGCCGAAGCCCAGGAGGCCATGCGCGAGCAGGCCGAAGCCCAGAAGCAGGCGCTGCTCCGGCAGTACCTCACCGACGGGGCCCGCAAGCGCCTCAACTCCGTCCGGATGTCCAAGCCGGACTTCGCAGAGCAGGTCGAACAGCAGGTCGTGGCGCTCGCCCGGTCCGGTCGCATCCAGGGGCAGATCGACGAGGAGAAGATGAAGGAACTGCTCCGCGAACTCAAGCCGGACTCCCAGAGCTTCGACATCCGTCGGCGCTGA
- a CDS encoding 30S ribosomal protein S19e, producing MTTMYDVPADDLIEAVAAELEDRLDEPEWLEFSKTGVNRELPPEQENFWAIRSASLLRKVADTGPVGVDRLSTEYGGSKNGSTRYRVATAHRANGSKKVIRVALQQLEEEDLVETAEGEGRRITAEGRSLLDNIADDVMQELDRPELERYA from the coding sequence ATGACGACGATGTACGACGTTCCGGCCGACGACCTCATCGAGGCCGTCGCCGCCGAGCTCGAGGATCGACTCGACGAGCCCGAGTGGCTCGAATTCAGCAAGACAGGCGTCAACCGCGAGCTCCCGCCGGAGCAGGAGAACTTCTGGGCCATCCGTTCGGCCTCGCTCCTCCGCAAGGTCGCCGACACCGGCCCCGTCGGTGTCGACCGCCTCTCCACCGAGTACGGTGGCTCGAAGAACGGTTCGACGCGCTACCGCGTCGCCACCGCCCACCGCGCCAACGGCTCGAAGAAGGTCATCCGCGTCGCCCTCCAGCAGCTCGAGGAGGAGGACCTCGTCGAGACCGCCGAGGGCGAGGGTCGCCGTATCACCGCCGAGGGGCGCAGCCTCCTCGACAACATCGCCGACGACGTGATGCAGGAGCTCGACCGGCCGGAGCTCGAGCGCTACGCGTAA
- a CDS encoding lysylphosphatidylglycerol synthase transmembrane domain-containing protein, which translates to MAGDWDYRAIVAGFLGALVVLAVVLWVVGIGEILAQLGRVDLRFAVVLPVFALGWLFCWGLALRSVLGTLGISLSVTKAFLVFLSATFVNNITPFGQAGGEPFTALLIARVSESEYETGLAAIASVDAVNFVPSIAIAFVAVSYYAVTVAVTDRLLDVALVMVALTVVVGVTAALAWRYRYGLETRVVRVVSPLVRRVGHVVPRMNPPKPKAIRRRIENFFATIERVAQDRRSMAMTLAFSTAGWLMLVTCLWLSFLALGLRDPDLLAAAMLGVPLGALASVTPLPGGLGGIEAVLLMVLPTVTGVGAATVGAVILVHRVASYWIPMLVGGGATAALGTAQRG; encoded by the coding sequence ATGGCTGGAGACTGGGACTACCGCGCCATCGTCGCGGGCTTCCTCGGCGCGCTGGTCGTCCTCGCCGTCGTGCTCTGGGTGGTCGGCATCGGGGAGATACTCGCCCAGCTCGGCCGGGTCGACCTGCGCTTCGCGGTCGTCCTGCCGGTGTTCGCGCTCGGCTGGCTGTTCTGCTGGGGGCTGGCGCTCCGGTCGGTACTGGGGACGCTCGGCATCTCGCTGTCGGTGACGAAGGCGTTCCTCGTCTTCCTCTCGGCGACGTTCGTCAACAACATCACGCCGTTCGGACAGGCGGGCGGCGAGCCGTTCACCGCGCTGCTCATCGCTCGCGTCTCCGAGAGCGAGTACGAGACGGGGCTGGCCGCCATCGCGAGCGTCGACGCCGTCAACTTCGTCCCCTCCATCGCCATCGCGTTCGTCGCGGTGAGCTACTACGCGGTGACCGTGGCGGTGACCGACCGGCTGCTCGACGTGGCGCTGGTGATGGTCGCACTGACGGTCGTCGTCGGCGTGACGGCGGCGCTCGCCTGGCGGTACCGGTACGGGCTGGAGACCCGGGTCGTCCGTGTCGTCTCGCCGCTGGTCCGCCGTGTCGGGCACGTCGTCCCCCGGATGAACCCGCCGAAGCCGAAGGCCATCCGTCGCCGCATCGAGAACTTCTTCGCGACCATCGAGCGCGTCGCGCAGGACCGGCGCTCGATGGCGATGACGCTCGCCTTCTCGACGGCCGGCTGGCTCATGCTCGTCACCTGCCTCTGGCTCTCCTTTTTAGCGCTCGGCCTCCGGGACCCGGACCTGCTCGCCGCCGCGATGCTGGGGGTCCCCCTCGGCGCGCTCGCCAGCGTCACGCCCCTGCCGGGTGGACTCGGCGGCATCGAGGCCGTGCTGCTGATGGTGCTCCCGACGGTGACCGGCGTCGGCGCGGCGACCGTCGGCGCGGTCATCCTCGTCCACCGCGTCGCTTCGTACTGGATTCCGATGCTCGTCGGCGGCGGGGCGACGGCCGCACTCGGCACGGCCCAGCGCGGCTGA